The Candidatus Zixiibacteriota bacterium genome window below encodes:
- a CDS encoding T9SS type A sorting domain-containing protein, with translation MTFRVTQKLAVKTNVVPVAALPPHDNPLLDMSSLFSAKGRYRTLSDLEISQMTEDPAIDYEFDQNYPNPFNPTTTFRFGLPQTAHVTLEVYNILGQKVTTLADREYPPGRYTVDWDSRSADGQEIASGVYFARFKAGEFEATQKMVVVK, from the coding sequence TTGACTTTCCGGGTAACACAGAAACTGGCAGTGAAGACCAATGTCGTGCCGGTCGCGGCCCTGCCGCCTCACGACAATCCGCTGCTTGACATGAGCTCCCTTTTTAGCGCTAAAGGTAGATACCGGACACTATCTGATCTTGAAATCTCCCAGATGACAGAAGATCCGGCTATAGATTACGAGTTTGACCAGAACTACCCCAACCCCTTCAACCCGACGACTACGTTCCGGTTCGGCCTGCCGCAAACCGCTCATGTCACGCTTGAGGTGTACAATATATTAGGTCAGAAAGTCACCACCCTGGCTGACCGGGAGTATCCGCCGGGTCGGTATACGGTTGATTGGGACAGCCGGAGCGCGGACGGACAGGAGATCGCCAGCGGGGTTTATTTCGCCCGTTTCAAAGCCGGCGAGTTCGAAGCAACTCAGAAAATGGTGGTGGTGAAATAA